A stretch of the Taeniopygia guttata chromosome 3, bTaeGut7.mat, whole genome shotgun sequence genome encodes the following:
- the NKX2-2 gene encoding homeobox protein Nkx-2.2, which yields MSLTNTKTGFSVKDILDLPDTNDEDGSAEGGEEESEAPEPPRKAGVLGQNPLDTVPTLPLKSPFYDNSDNPYTRWLASAEGIQYSLHGLAAGGGGQDPSAKSPEPSADESPDNEKEAVGGGDAGKKRKRRVLFSKAQTYELERRFRQQRYLSAPEREHLASLIRLTPTQVKIWFQNHRYKMKRARAEKGMEVTPLPSPRRVAVPVLVRDGKPCHTLKAQDLAAATFQAGIPFSAYSAQSLQQHMQYNAQYSAAGSPQYPSAHHLVQAQQWTW from the exons ATGTCTCTGACCAACACAAAGACGGGCTTCTCGGTGAAGGACATTTTGGACCTCCCTGACACCAACGATGAGGACGGCTCGGCGGAGGGCGGCGAGGAGGAGAGCGAGGCGCCCGAGCCGCCCAGGAAAGCGGGAGTTTTGGGACAAAACCCCTTGGACACTGTTCCGACGCTGCCTTTGAAGAGTCCTTTCTATGATAACAGCGATAATCCCTACACGCGCTGGCTGGCGAGCGCCGAGGGCATCCAGTACTCCC TGCACGGGCtggcggccggcggcggcggccaggACCCCTCTGCCAAGTCCCCGGAGCCGTCGGCCGACGAGTCGCCCGACAACGAGAAGGAAGCGGTGGGCGGCGGGGATGCGGgcaagaagaggaagaggagggtgctCTTCTCCAAGGCGCAGACCTACGAGCTGGAGCGGCGGTTCCGACAGCAGCGGTACCTGTCGGCGCCGGAGCGGGAGCACCTGGCCAGCCTGATCCGCCTCACCCCCACGCAGGTGAAGATCTGGTTCCAGAATCACCGCTACAAGATGAAGCGGGCGCGGGCCGAGAAAGGTATGGAAGTGACTCCTCTTCCCTCGCCGCGGCGGGTGGCCGTGCCGGTGCTAGTCAGGGACGGCAAGCCCTGCCACACGCTCAAAGCCCAGGACTTGGCAGCCGCGACGTTCCAGGCAGGCATCCCGTTCTCGGCGTACAGCGCgcagtccctgcagcagcacatgcAGTACAACGCGCAGTACAGCGCGGCCGGCAGCCCCCAGTACCCCTCAGCGCACCACTTGGTACAGGCGCAGCAATGGACTTGGTGA